Proteins from a single region of Lampris incognitus isolate fLamInc1 chromosome 16, fLamInc1.hap2, whole genome shotgun sequence:
- the mlh3 gene encoding DNA mismatch repair protein Mlh3 isoform X2 encodes MIKCLSEEVQAKLRSGVAVSSLQQCVEELILNSVDAGATCMGLRTDMGAFKVRVIDNGSGIDTEDMEAVGKRYFTSKCSSVEDLENLRFYGFRGEALASIVSLASLVEITSRTKSSVKTQVKVFKGGKGLDVFEAETARPSAGTTVVVCDFFHNMPVRRKRMDAVLESERIRQRIEAISLMHPAVSFTLKNDCTGDMIVQLPKARDTYHRFVQIHGLGRAQKLGEISYAHRQFEVSGHIGREGYYNNSLQFLFVNGRLVLKTQIHKLLNLLLRSLRSSGQKNDSPDGQSAIRSPKQKKRQELHGMYIINIKCCYSEYDICLEPAKTLIEFKDWDGILLCIEEAVKIFLVRENLVAELSQDDWEYASPKLCVRAVTVQEGKDSSSDIQTSRIESTMDCIIGKTLASEFVHRRFKEDCLPENSVEQMHAPIDNKEYKGKDHVEERSKAKEKKQDHRCTNTVYRVEPQCNVVTLKYRLEACSENNMTKEDVPNSNDSVEESQSFKCLSSSVSKLESSSTASKSSITVMHSSAQEAELNSNCIPQMQFHHQSTNSCGQRPSGHRKISISNPYVHESLLALDLDQKNRPSLSRQVPGQKCQDNSCILKRKFSFIQGSGHLKACQKVYSDLPPAVSSKIRKITSYQKLSLIKEAGSLDTFRRMYKKSSEIKSSCLDTDDSLSLTHDRETQNFPFGQREEQERDVTEIHEIQSDCQSSPTVTVFTKLKPISRHKKSSGISLATKLCHLKQHRTEVSQSTQANPSQATSLENSCHLNSQDDIQDSITDDQPCPTAPNPEHDPSCHTSPQMAKWDESAASGDWFHHYDDSVGRMMYINKVTGLSCYDEPPVEETQALCTSDVTNMAVSVISRTGDDVENSNSLSSLYSEWSNPVFVRPPMVGVNISSGQADGLAVKIHNILFPYRFSKAMIHSMKVIHQVDKKFLACLINTRDQQPVGEPETEGNLLVLVDQHAAHERVRLENLIADSYEDNPDAPGERRLCSSTISPPLEISVTEEELRLLRSCQPHLRGLGLEVVFTKTREPQLLVKKVPLCFTEKESNELRRGRRSVIKSTVEEYLREHIELLRSTGSVKGTLPLTVLKVLASLACHGAIKFNDSLSYNECCSLVGSLSSCQLPFQCAHGRPSIAPLVDILHLDNDPEDFQKPNLRKLRKMYKAWELYGKV; translated from the exons ATGATTAAGTGTTTGTCTGAAGAGGTACAGGCCAAGCTTCGCTCTGGAGTCGCCGTCTCCTCACTCCAGCAATGTGTGGAGGAGCTCATTCTTAACAGCGTCGATGCTGGAGCCACATGTATGGGGTTGAGAACGGACATGGGGGCGTTCAAAGTTAGGGTGATTGACAACGGCTCGGGGATTGATACCGAGGACATGGAGGCCGTCGGGAAAAGGTACTTCACCAGCAAATGCAGCTCCGTTGAGGACTTGGAGAATCTGAGATTCTACGGATTCCGAGGGGAGGCTTTGGCAAGTATAGTGTCTCTCGCCTCACTTGTCGAAATAACATCGAGGACCAAATCGTCTGTGAAAACACAAGTGAAAGTGTTCAAGGGTGGCAAAGGTTTGGACGTGTTTGAAGCTGAGACCGCCCGTCCCTCTGCCGGGACAACAGTTGTTGTTTGTGACTTCTTTCACAACATGCCTGTGAGGAGGAAGAGAATGGATGCCGTCCTTGAAAGTGAGCGGATCAGACAGAGGATAGAGGCCATCTCTTTGATGCACCCTGCTGTCTCATTCACACTGAAGAATGATTGTACGGGGGACATGATAGTGCAGCTCCCCAAAGCTAGAGACACCTACCACAGGTTTGTTCAGATACATGGTTTGGGACGAGCACAGAAACTGGGAGAGATCAGCTATGCTCACAGACAGTTTGAAGTAAGTGGTCACATTGGCAGGGAGGGCTATTACAACAACAGCTTACAATTCTTGTTTGTAAATGGCAGACTCGTTCTTAAAACACAGATCCACAAGCTGCTGAATCTTCTGCTACGCAGTCTGAGAAGTTCAGGTCAAAAGAATGACAGTCCAGATGGACAGTCTGCCATCAGGAGTCCGAAGCAAAAAAAACGACAAGAGCTTCATGGAATGTACATCATTAATATTAAATGCTGCTATTCAGAGTATGACATTTGTCTAGAGCCTGCCAAAACTCTCATTGAGTTCAAAGACTGGGATGGTATTTTGCTCTGCATAGAGGAAGCGGTTAAAATATTCCTGGTCAGAGAGAACTTGGTGGCTGAACTCTCTCAAGATGACTGGGAATATGCATCTCCCAAATTGTGTGTTAGAGCAGTCACAGTGCAAGAAGGGAAGGACAGTAGTTCAGACATCCAGACGTCCAGAATAGAATCCACAATGGATTGCATTATTGGAAAGACACTTGCATCCGAGTTTGTTCATCGCAGGTTCAAGGAAGATTGTTTACCTGAAAACAGTGTTGAACAGATGCATGCTCCCATAGATAACAAAGAATATAAGGGCAAAGATCATGTGGAGGAAAGAAGCAAAGCAAAGGAAAAGAAACAAGACCATAGATGCACAAACACAGTATACAGGGTAGAGCCACAGTGTAATGTAGTCACATTAAAGTATAGACTGGAAGCATGTTCTGAGAATAACATGACAAAAGAAGATGTGCCAAACTCCAATGACTCTGTGGAAGAATCTCAGAGTTTTAAATGTCTGTCTAGTTCAGTCAGTAAGCTAGAAAGCAGTAGTACTGCCTCAAAAAGTAGTATTACGGTAATGCATAGCAGTGCACAAGAAGCTGAACTTAATTCAAACTGTATTCCTCAAATGCAATTTCATCACCAGAGCACAAACAGTTGTGGACAAAGACCATCAGGGCACAGAAAGATCAGTATATCGAATCCATATGTTCATGAAAGTCTATTGGCTCTGGATCTGGACCAGAAGAATAGGCCATCATTAAGCCGGCAAGTTCCAGGGCAAAAATGTCAAGATAACTCCTGCATTTTGAAACGTAAATTTTCATTTATACAGGGCTCAGGTCATTTAAAAGCTTGTCAAAAAGTATACAGTGACCTTCCCCCTGCTGTCTCATCAAAGATTCGCAAGATTACATCATATCAAAAGTTGTCTTTAATTAAGGAGGCTGGATCTCTTGACACATTTAGAAGAATGTATAAGAAGTCTAGTGAAATAAAATCATCTTGTCTGGACACTGATGACAGTCTCTCGCTGACTCATGACAGAGAGACTCAGAATTTTCCATTTGGTCagagagaggaacaagagaggGACGTCACAGAAATACATGAAATTCAGAGTGATTGCCAAAGCTCCCCGACCGTTACTGTGTTCACCAAGTTAAAGCCAATCTCACGCCACAAAAAAAGCAGCGGAATATCTTTAGCAACAAAACTCTGTCATTTGAAACAGCACAGGACAGAGGTGTCACAGAGCACACAAGCAAACCCTTCACAGGCTACATCACTGGAGAATAGCTGTCACTTGAACTCTCAGGATGATATCCAGGATAGCATCACCGATGACCAACCCTGTCCTACTGCACCGAATCCGGAACATGACCCAAGTTGCCATACAAGTCCTCAGATGGCCAAGTGGGACGAGTCGGCAGCATCTGGTGACTGGTTTCACCACTATGATGACTCTGTTGGAAGGATGATGTACATCAACAAAGTCACGGGACTCAGCTGTTATGATGAACCACCTGTGGAAGAAACACAAGCGCTCTGCACATCAGATGTCACCAACATGGCAGTTAGTGTCATCTCCAGAACAG GGGATGATGTTGAGAACTCCAACTCTCTTTCCTCCTTGTACTCTGAATGGAGTAACCCTGTGTTTGTCAGACCTCCCATG GTTGGTGTGAATATATCAAGTGGGCAAGCTGATGGCCTGGCTGTGAAGATCCACAACATCCTTTTCCCATACCGATTCTCTAAAGCCATGATTCACTCAATGAAG GTTATTCATCAAGTGGATAAGAAGTTCCTGGCGTGTCTTATCAATACTAGAGACCAACAGCCTGTAGGAGAGCCTGAAACTGAAG GAAATCTTCTTGTGCTCGTGGATCAGCATGCTGCGCATGAGAGAGTTCGCCTTGAGAATCTCATCGCAG ACTCCTATGAAGATAACCCAGATGCACCTGGAGAGAGACGTCTGTGTTCATCaaccatctcaccaccacttgagATTAGTGTAACAGAAGAGGAGCTGAGGCTGCTCAG GTCTTGTCAGCCACATTTGAGAGGCCTTGGCCTGGAGGTGGTGTTTACAAAGACCAGAGAGCCACAACTGTTGGTCAAGAAGGTACCACTGTGtttcacagagaaagagagcaatgAACTCAGGCGGGGGAGACGGTCTGTGATCAAGTCTACAGTTGAG GAGTATCTTCGTGAGCACATTGAG TTACTCCGCTCAACTGGTAGTGTGAAAGGAACACTGCCTCTCACTGTCTTAAAGGTGCTTGCTTCCCTGGCATGCCATG GTGCCATCAAATTCAATGATAGTCTTAGTTACAATGAATGTTGCAGCTTGGTGGGATCCTTATCTTCCTGCCAGCTACCATTCCAGTGTGCCCATGGCCGTCCTTCCATTGCTCCCCTGGTAGACATCCTTCACTTGGACAACGACCCAGAG GATTTTCAGAAGCCCAACCTCCGGAAGCTGAGAAAAATGTATAAAGCATGGGAACTTTATGGAAAGGTCTAA
- the mlh3 gene encoding DNA mismatch repair protein Mlh3 isoform X1 translates to MIKCLSEEVQAKLRSGVAVSSLQQCVEELILNSVDAGATCMGLRTDMGAFKVRVIDNGSGIDTEDMEAVGKRYFTSKCSSVEDLENLRFYGFRGEALASIVSLASLVEITSRTKSSVKTQVKVFKGGKGLDVFEAETARPSAGTTVVVCDFFHNMPVRRKRMDAVLESERIRQRIEAISLMHPAVSFTLKNDCTGDMIVQLPKARDTYHRFVQIHGLGRAQKLGEISYAHRQFEVSGHIGREGYYNNSLQFLFVNGRLVLKTQIHKLLNLLLRSLRSSGQKNDSPDGQSAIRSPKQKKRQELHGMYIINIKCCYSEYDICLEPAKTLIEFKDWDGILLCIEEAVKIFLVRENLVAELSQDDWEYASPKLCVRAVTVQEGKDSSSDIQTSRIESTMDCIIGKTLASEFVHRRFKEDCLPENSVEQMHAPIDNKEYKGKDHVEERSKAKEKKQDHRCTNTVYRVEPQCNVVTLKYRLEACSENNMTKEDVPNSNDSVEESQSFKCLSSSVSKLESSSTASKSSITVMHSSAQEAELNSNCIPQMQFHHQSTNSCGQRPSGHRKISISNPYVHESLLALDLDQKNRPSLSRQVPGQKCQDNSCILKRKFSFIQGSGHLKACQKVYSDLPPAVSSKIRKITSYQKLSLIKEAGSLDTFRRMYKKSSEIKSSCLDTDDSLSLTHDRETQNFPFGQREEQERDVTEIHEIQSDCQSSPTVTVFTKLKPISRHKKSSGISLATKLCHLKQHRTEVSQSTQANPSQATSLENSCHLNSQDDIQDSITDDQPCPTAPNPEHDPSCHTSPQMAKWDESAASGDWFHHYDDSVGRMMYINKVTGLSCYDEPPVEETQALCTSDVTNMAVSVISRTGDDVENSNSLSSLYSEWSNPVFVRPPMVGVNISSGQADGLAVKIHNILFPYRFSKAMIHSMKVIHQVDKKFLACLINTRDQQPVGEPETEGNLLVLVDQHAAHERVRLENLIADSYEDNPDAPGERRLCSSTISPPLEISVTEEELRLLRSCQPHLRGLGLEVVFTKTREPQLLVKKVPLCFTEKESNELRRGRRSVIKSTVEEYLREHIELLRSTGSVKGTLPLTVLKVLASLACHGAIKFNDSLSYNECCSLVGSLSSCQLPFQCAHGRPSIAPLVDILHLDNDPEVLLLMRASALNSAITTWNSTRYNCLITTHHIISSFSFDQTFLIPAGFSEAQPPEAEKNV, encoded by the exons ATGATTAAGTGTTTGTCTGAAGAGGTACAGGCCAAGCTTCGCTCTGGAGTCGCCGTCTCCTCACTCCAGCAATGTGTGGAGGAGCTCATTCTTAACAGCGTCGATGCTGGAGCCACATGTATGGGGTTGAGAACGGACATGGGGGCGTTCAAAGTTAGGGTGATTGACAACGGCTCGGGGATTGATACCGAGGACATGGAGGCCGTCGGGAAAAGGTACTTCACCAGCAAATGCAGCTCCGTTGAGGACTTGGAGAATCTGAGATTCTACGGATTCCGAGGGGAGGCTTTGGCAAGTATAGTGTCTCTCGCCTCACTTGTCGAAATAACATCGAGGACCAAATCGTCTGTGAAAACACAAGTGAAAGTGTTCAAGGGTGGCAAAGGTTTGGACGTGTTTGAAGCTGAGACCGCCCGTCCCTCTGCCGGGACAACAGTTGTTGTTTGTGACTTCTTTCACAACATGCCTGTGAGGAGGAAGAGAATGGATGCCGTCCTTGAAAGTGAGCGGATCAGACAGAGGATAGAGGCCATCTCTTTGATGCACCCTGCTGTCTCATTCACACTGAAGAATGATTGTACGGGGGACATGATAGTGCAGCTCCCCAAAGCTAGAGACACCTACCACAGGTTTGTTCAGATACATGGTTTGGGACGAGCACAGAAACTGGGAGAGATCAGCTATGCTCACAGACAGTTTGAAGTAAGTGGTCACATTGGCAGGGAGGGCTATTACAACAACAGCTTACAATTCTTGTTTGTAAATGGCAGACTCGTTCTTAAAACACAGATCCACAAGCTGCTGAATCTTCTGCTACGCAGTCTGAGAAGTTCAGGTCAAAAGAATGACAGTCCAGATGGACAGTCTGCCATCAGGAGTCCGAAGCAAAAAAAACGACAAGAGCTTCATGGAATGTACATCATTAATATTAAATGCTGCTATTCAGAGTATGACATTTGTCTAGAGCCTGCCAAAACTCTCATTGAGTTCAAAGACTGGGATGGTATTTTGCTCTGCATAGAGGAAGCGGTTAAAATATTCCTGGTCAGAGAGAACTTGGTGGCTGAACTCTCTCAAGATGACTGGGAATATGCATCTCCCAAATTGTGTGTTAGAGCAGTCACAGTGCAAGAAGGGAAGGACAGTAGTTCAGACATCCAGACGTCCAGAATAGAATCCACAATGGATTGCATTATTGGAAAGACACTTGCATCCGAGTTTGTTCATCGCAGGTTCAAGGAAGATTGTTTACCTGAAAACAGTGTTGAACAGATGCATGCTCCCATAGATAACAAAGAATATAAGGGCAAAGATCATGTGGAGGAAAGAAGCAAAGCAAAGGAAAAGAAACAAGACCATAGATGCACAAACACAGTATACAGGGTAGAGCCACAGTGTAATGTAGTCACATTAAAGTATAGACTGGAAGCATGTTCTGAGAATAACATGACAAAAGAAGATGTGCCAAACTCCAATGACTCTGTGGAAGAATCTCAGAGTTTTAAATGTCTGTCTAGTTCAGTCAGTAAGCTAGAAAGCAGTAGTACTGCCTCAAAAAGTAGTATTACGGTAATGCATAGCAGTGCACAAGAAGCTGAACTTAATTCAAACTGTATTCCTCAAATGCAATTTCATCACCAGAGCACAAACAGTTGTGGACAAAGACCATCAGGGCACAGAAAGATCAGTATATCGAATCCATATGTTCATGAAAGTCTATTGGCTCTGGATCTGGACCAGAAGAATAGGCCATCATTAAGCCGGCAAGTTCCAGGGCAAAAATGTCAAGATAACTCCTGCATTTTGAAACGTAAATTTTCATTTATACAGGGCTCAGGTCATTTAAAAGCTTGTCAAAAAGTATACAGTGACCTTCCCCCTGCTGTCTCATCAAAGATTCGCAAGATTACATCATATCAAAAGTTGTCTTTAATTAAGGAGGCTGGATCTCTTGACACATTTAGAAGAATGTATAAGAAGTCTAGTGAAATAAAATCATCTTGTCTGGACACTGATGACAGTCTCTCGCTGACTCATGACAGAGAGACTCAGAATTTTCCATTTGGTCagagagaggaacaagagaggGACGTCACAGAAATACATGAAATTCAGAGTGATTGCCAAAGCTCCCCGACCGTTACTGTGTTCACCAAGTTAAAGCCAATCTCACGCCACAAAAAAAGCAGCGGAATATCTTTAGCAACAAAACTCTGTCATTTGAAACAGCACAGGACAGAGGTGTCACAGAGCACACAAGCAAACCCTTCACAGGCTACATCACTGGAGAATAGCTGTCACTTGAACTCTCAGGATGATATCCAGGATAGCATCACCGATGACCAACCCTGTCCTACTGCACCGAATCCGGAACATGACCCAAGTTGCCATACAAGTCCTCAGATGGCCAAGTGGGACGAGTCGGCAGCATCTGGTGACTGGTTTCACCACTATGATGACTCTGTTGGAAGGATGATGTACATCAACAAAGTCACGGGACTCAGCTGTTATGATGAACCACCTGTGGAAGAAACACAAGCGCTCTGCACATCAGATGTCACCAACATGGCAGTTAGTGTCATCTCCAGAACAG GGGATGATGTTGAGAACTCCAACTCTCTTTCCTCCTTGTACTCTGAATGGAGTAACCCTGTGTTTGTCAGACCTCCCATG GTTGGTGTGAATATATCAAGTGGGCAAGCTGATGGCCTGGCTGTGAAGATCCACAACATCCTTTTCCCATACCGATTCTCTAAAGCCATGATTCACTCAATGAAG GTTATTCATCAAGTGGATAAGAAGTTCCTGGCGTGTCTTATCAATACTAGAGACCAACAGCCTGTAGGAGAGCCTGAAACTGAAG GAAATCTTCTTGTGCTCGTGGATCAGCATGCTGCGCATGAGAGAGTTCGCCTTGAGAATCTCATCGCAG ACTCCTATGAAGATAACCCAGATGCACCTGGAGAGAGACGTCTGTGTTCATCaaccatctcaccaccacttgagATTAGTGTAACAGAAGAGGAGCTGAGGCTGCTCAG GTCTTGTCAGCCACATTTGAGAGGCCTTGGCCTGGAGGTGGTGTTTACAAAGACCAGAGAGCCACAACTGTTGGTCAAGAAGGTACCACTGTGtttcacagagaaagagagcaatgAACTCAGGCGGGGGAGACGGTCTGTGATCAAGTCTACAGTTGAG GAGTATCTTCGTGAGCACATTGAG TTACTCCGCTCAACTGGTAGTGTGAAAGGAACACTGCCTCTCACTGTCTTAAAGGTGCTTGCTTCCCTGGCATGCCATG GTGCCATCAAATTCAATGATAGTCTTAGTTACAATGAATGTTGCAGCTTGGTGGGATCCTTATCTTCCTGCCAGCTACCATTCCAGTGTGCCCATGGCCGTCCTTCCATTGCTCCCCTGGTAGACATCCTTCACTTGGACAACGACCCAGAGGTATTACTGCTAATGAGGGCATCTGCTCTTAATTCAGCAATTACAACATGGAACAGCACACGTTACAATTGCTTGATAACCACCCACCACATCATTTCATCTTTCTCATTTGACCAAACGTTCCTTATTCCTGCAGGATTTTCAGAAGCCCAACCTCCGGAAGCTGAGAAAAATGTATAA
- the mlh3 gene encoding DNA mismatch repair protein Mlh3 isoform X3 translates to MIKCLSEEVQAKLRSGVAVSSLQQCVEELILNSVDAGATCMGLRTDMGAFKVRVIDNGSGIDTEDMEAVGKRYFTSKCSSVEDLENLRFYGFRGEALASIVSLASLVEITSRTKSSVKTQVKVFKGGKGLDVFEAETARPSAGTTVVVCDFFHNMPVRRKRMDAVLESERIRQRIEAISLMHPAVSFTLKNDCTGDMIVQLPKARDTYHRFVQIHGLGRAQKLGEISYAHRQFEVSGHIGREGYYNNSLQFLFVNGRLVLKTQIHKLLNLLLRSLRSSGQKNDSPDGQSAIRSPKQKKRQELHGMYIINIKCCYSEYDICLEPAKTLIEFKDWDGILLCIEEAVKIFLVRENLVAELSQDDWEYASPKLCVRAVTVQEGKDSSSDIQTSRIESTMDCIIGKTLASEFVHRRFKEDCLPENSVEQMHAPIDNKEYKGKDHVEERSKAKEKKQDHRCTNTVYRVEPQCNVVTLKYRLEACSENNMTKEDVPNSNDSVEESQSFKCLSSSVSKLESSSTASKSSITVMHSSAQEAELNSNCIPQMQFHHQSTNSCGQRPSGHRKISISNPYVHESLLALDLDQKNRPSLSRQVPGQKCQDNSCILKRKFSFIQGSGHLKACQKVYSDLPPAVSSKIRKITSYQKLSLIKEAGSLDTFRRMYKKSSEIKSSCLDTDDSLSLTHDRETQNFPFGQREEQERDVTEIHEIQSDCQSSPTVTVFTKLKPISRHKKSSGISLATKLCHLKQHRTEVSQSTQANPSQATSLENSCHLNSQDDIQDSITDDQPCPTAPNPEHDPSCHTSPQMAKWDESAASGDWFHHYDDSVGRMMYINKVTGLSCYDEPPVEETQALCTSDVTNMAVSVISRTGDDVENSNSLSSLYSEWSNPVFVRPPMVGVNISSGQADGLAVKIHNILFPYRFSKAMIHSMKVIHQVDKKFLACLINTRDQQPVGEPETEGNLLVLVDQHAAHERVRLENLIADSYEDNPDAPGERRLCSSTISPPLEISVTEEELRLLRSCQPHLRGLGLEVVFTKTREPQLLVKKVPLCFTEKESNELRRGRRSVIKSTVEEYLREHIELLRSTGSVKGTLPLTVLKVLASLACHAWWDPYLPASYHSSVPMAVLPLLPW, encoded by the exons ATGATTAAGTGTTTGTCTGAAGAGGTACAGGCCAAGCTTCGCTCTGGAGTCGCCGTCTCCTCACTCCAGCAATGTGTGGAGGAGCTCATTCTTAACAGCGTCGATGCTGGAGCCACATGTATGGGGTTGAGAACGGACATGGGGGCGTTCAAAGTTAGGGTGATTGACAACGGCTCGGGGATTGATACCGAGGACATGGAGGCCGTCGGGAAAAGGTACTTCACCAGCAAATGCAGCTCCGTTGAGGACTTGGAGAATCTGAGATTCTACGGATTCCGAGGGGAGGCTTTGGCAAGTATAGTGTCTCTCGCCTCACTTGTCGAAATAACATCGAGGACCAAATCGTCTGTGAAAACACAAGTGAAAGTGTTCAAGGGTGGCAAAGGTTTGGACGTGTTTGAAGCTGAGACCGCCCGTCCCTCTGCCGGGACAACAGTTGTTGTTTGTGACTTCTTTCACAACATGCCTGTGAGGAGGAAGAGAATGGATGCCGTCCTTGAAAGTGAGCGGATCAGACAGAGGATAGAGGCCATCTCTTTGATGCACCCTGCTGTCTCATTCACACTGAAGAATGATTGTACGGGGGACATGATAGTGCAGCTCCCCAAAGCTAGAGACACCTACCACAGGTTTGTTCAGATACATGGTTTGGGACGAGCACAGAAACTGGGAGAGATCAGCTATGCTCACAGACAGTTTGAAGTAAGTGGTCACATTGGCAGGGAGGGCTATTACAACAACAGCTTACAATTCTTGTTTGTAAATGGCAGACTCGTTCTTAAAACACAGATCCACAAGCTGCTGAATCTTCTGCTACGCAGTCTGAGAAGTTCAGGTCAAAAGAATGACAGTCCAGATGGACAGTCTGCCATCAGGAGTCCGAAGCAAAAAAAACGACAAGAGCTTCATGGAATGTACATCATTAATATTAAATGCTGCTATTCAGAGTATGACATTTGTCTAGAGCCTGCCAAAACTCTCATTGAGTTCAAAGACTGGGATGGTATTTTGCTCTGCATAGAGGAAGCGGTTAAAATATTCCTGGTCAGAGAGAACTTGGTGGCTGAACTCTCTCAAGATGACTGGGAATATGCATCTCCCAAATTGTGTGTTAGAGCAGTCACAGTGCAAGAAGGGAAGGACAGTAGTTCAGACATCCAGACGTCCAGAATAGAATCCACAATGGATTGCATTATTGGAAAGACACTTGCATCCGAGTTTGTTCATCGCAGGTTCAAGGAAGATTGTTTACCTGAAAACAGTGTTGAACAGATGCATGCTCCCATAGATAACAAAGAATATAAGGGCAAAGATCATGTGGAGGAAAGAAGCAAAGCAAAGGAAAAGAAACAAGACCATAGATGCACAAACACAGTATACAGGGTAGAGCCACAGTGTAATGTAGTCACATTAAAGTATAGACTGGAAGCATGTTCTGAGAATAACATGACAAAAGAAGATGTGCCAAACTCCAATGACTCTGTGGAAGAATCTCAGAGTTTTAAATGTCTGTCTAGTTCAGTCAGTAAGCTAGAAAGCAGTAGTACTGCCTCAAAAAGTAGTATTACGGTAATGCATAGCAGTGCACAAGAAGCTGAACTTAATTCAAACTGTATTCCTCAAATGCAATTTCATCACCAGAGCACAAACAGTTGTGGACAAAGACCATCAGGGCACAGAAAGATCAGTATATCGAATCCATATGTTCATGAAAGTCTATTGGCTCTGGATCTGGACCAGAAGAATAGGCCATCATTAAGCCGGCAAGTTCCAGGGCAAAAATGTCAAGATAACTCCTGCATTTTGAAACGTAAATTTTCATTTATACAGGGCTCAGGTCATTTAAAAGCTTGTCAAAAAGTATACAGTGACCTTCCCCCTGCTGTCTCATCAAAGATTCGCAAGATTACATCATATCAAAAGTTGTCTTTAATTAAGGAGGCTGGATCTCTTGACACATTTAGAAGAATGTATAAGAAGTCTAGTGAAATAAAATCATCTTGTCTGGACACTGATGACAGTCTCTCGCTGACTCATGACAGAGAGACTCAGAATTTTCCATTTGGTCagagagaggaacaagagaggGACGTCACAGAAATACATGAAATTCAGAGTGATTGCCAAAGCTCCCCGACCGTTACTGTGTTCACCAAGTTAAAGCCAATCTCACGCCACAAAAAAAGCAGCGGAATATCTTTAGCAACAAAACTCTGTCATTTGAAACAGCACAGGACAGAGGTGTCACAGAGCACACAAGCAAACCCTTCACAGGCTACATCACTGGAGAATAGCTGTCACTTGAACTCTCAGGATGATATCCAGGATAGCATCACCGATGACCAACCCTGTCCTACTGCACCGAATCCGGAACATGACCCAAGTTGCCATACAAGTCCTCAGATGGCCAAGTGGGACGAGTCGGCAGCATCTGGTGACTGGTTTCACCACTATGATGACTCTGTTGGAAGGATGATGTACATCAACAAAGTCACGGGACTCAGCTGTTATGATGAACCACCTGTGGAAGAAACACAAGCGCTCTGCACATCAGATGTCACCAACATGGCAGTTAGTGTCATCTCCAGAACAG GGGATGATGTTGAGAACTCCAACTCTCTTTCCTCCTTGTACTCTGAATGGAGTAACCCTGTGTTTGTCAGACCTCCCATG GTTGGTGTGAATATATCAAGTGGGCAAGCTGATGGCCTGGCTGTGAAGATCCACAACATCCTTTTCCCATACCGATTCTCTAAAGCCATGATTCACTCAATGAAG GTTATTCATCAAGTGGATAAGAAGTTCCTGGCGTGTCTTATCAATACTAGAGACCAACAGCCTGTAGGAGAGCCTGAAACTGAAG GAAATCTTCTTGTGCTCGTGGATCAGCATGCTGCGCATGAGAGAGTTCGCCTTGAGAATCTCATCGCAG ACTCCTATGAAGATAACCCAGATGCACCTGGAGAGAGACGTCTGTGTTCATCaaccatctcaccaccacttgagATTAGTGTAACAGAAGAGGAGCTGAGGCTGCTCAG GTCTTGTCAGCCACATTTGAGAGGCCTTGGCCTGGAGGTGGTGTTTACAAAGACCAGAGAGCCACAACTGTTGGTCAAGAAGGTACCACTGTGtttcacagagaaagagagcaatgAACTCAGGCGGGGGAGACGGTCTGTGATCAAGTCTACAGTTGAG GAGTATCTTCGTGAGCACATTGAG TTACTCCGCTCAACTGGTAGTGTGAAAGGAACACTGCCTCTCACTGTCTTAAAGGTGCTTGCTTCCCTGGCATGCCATG CTTGGTGGGATCCTTATCTTCCTGCCAGCTACCATTCCAGTGTGCCCATGGCCGTCCTTCCATTGCTCCCCTGGTAG
- the acyp1 gene encoding acylphosphatase-1, with amino-acid sequence MSQEDLLSVDYEVFGRVQGVFFRKYTQTEGKKLGLVGWVRNTDAGTVEGQLQGPSDKVKEMQEWLRTTGSPQSRIIKAEFKNERKVEGLDHPAFKVVRQ; translated from the exons ATGTCCCAGGAAGACCTATTATCTGTGGATTATGAAGTTTTCGGTAGAGTGCAAGGTGTATTTTTTCGAAAATATACTCAG ACAGAAGGGAAGAAGCTAGGCTTGGTTGGCTGGGTCCGAAACACGGATGCAGGGACCGTTGAAGGGCAGCTACAAGGTCCGAGCGACAAAGTGAAAGAGATGCAGGAATGGCTGAGGACCACCGGGAGCCCCCAGTCACGAATAATCAAAGCCGAGTTCAAGAATGAGAGGAAGGTTGAGGGCCTAGATCACCCGGCGTTTAAAGTGGTTCGCCAATAG